ATGAACTCGGTGTAGGTGATGCAGATAAACTGGCTCATGACCGTCCCGCAAAGGAACGGCGCAATGCGATCATTCTCGAATTGGTCAATGGTCCTGGTTACTATATGAAAGACCCGGAATATGATTGGGCGTTTGCGGTCGTGCGGAATTACTTTTATACCCAAGCCAAAGCGATTAAGGTTCGATCCCTTCATTCATGTTCATATGAACCGCTTGCTGAAGTGGCACAAAAGGTACAGATGGAACTTTACTATCATTTGATGCACTGGAAAACATGGTTCGTCCAATTGCTGGGATCTGGCCACTTGGAAGCGGTATCAAGGATGAAAGCGGCTATTGGGAAAACAATGCCGGATTTTGCCGGGGTATTTTCACTTGGGCAATATGGAGAGGAAATGGTGGAGCTTGGCTTGATAGAAGGCGAAGCTGACTTACAGAAAAAATGGATCGAGGCTATCACCCCAATTTTTGAAAGTGTAGGATTAGCAACAACTATTGAAATAGGCATGGCAAGAGGTGATGGCCGTAATGGCCAGCATACGGAAGATTTGGAAAAGGCGCTAGAAACGTTAAGTGAAGTGTACGCAACCGATAAAGCAGCTTCATGGTGAATCAATGAAAAGGGGAGGGGTACCATGTCGACCATACAGTTAAACATAGAAGAAATTTATAAGCTCCTGGAAGACGTTAAAGATCCCGAAATCGATACAGTAAGTATCCTGGATTTGGGGATGGTTGAAGACGTTAAGGTTTCGGGCCAGGACGTTTCGGTAAAAATGCTGCCAACTTTTCTTGGGTGCCCGGCATTGTCGATCATCCAAAAAAATGTGGAAACAGCTCTTCGACAGCTGCCTGCCGTAAGAAATGTAAATGTGGAATTTTTACGTTCCCCTTCGTGGACATCCGATCGAATTACGGAAAAAGGGAAAGCTGGATTGAAGGTTTTCGGAATCTCCCCTCCTCCTCGACAAATGAAAAGTGATGGGTCATGGCATGTGGATTGCCCATATTGTGAATCGACATATGTCACGATGGAAAATATCTTCGGTCCAACGGCCTGCCGCAGCATTTTATATTGTAAAGCATGCAAAAATCCGTTCGAAGCGATGAAACCGATGATAAAAATAATTTAATACAATGGAGGTTCTATAAAATGGTAAAGTTAATCGCCCTATACAAACAACCTGAAAACAAGGAAGAATTCGATGAGCACTATTTCAATGTACATGGCCCGATAACGGAAAAAATTCCAGGTCTCCAAAAAATGGAGGTCACTAAAATTGTAGGGACCCCAATGGGCAAAGACTCCGAGTATTACATTCTTTGTGAAATGTATTATGAAGACCACGACGCATTGCAGCAAGGAATGCGTTCTCCGGAAGGAAAAGCATCAGGGAAGGACCTAATGGGCTTTGCAGGGAAACTTGTAACGATGATGATCGGCGAAGAAATAAAATGAATGCGCTTCAATTCATTGAAACGTCAATCGCGGAAGGCATTGGTTATATCTCTTTAAATCGGCCGAAACAACTGAATGCCCTTAACAGGAAAATGGTCAGGGAAATAGTTTCAACCATGGAGGATTTCGACCGGGACCCACAAGTGAAGGTGATTTTGCTATCGGGCAATGGGAAAGCATTTTCCGCTGGAGCTGATATCGACGAGATGGTGAACGACAGCCCAATCAGTATGGAGTTAACGAACCAATTTGCCGATTGGGACCGGATAAGCCTAGTCAAGAAGCCTGTAATTGGTGCGGTGAAAAGTTTTGTATTCGGCGGTGGTTTTGAACTTGCATTATCCTGCGATTTCCTGATTGCCGCCAGCGATACCCAGTTTTCCTTTCCGGAAGTGACACTAGGAGTCATGCCTGGTGCAGGAGGAACCCAAAGGTTGACGAAATTGGTGGGCAAGACGAAGGCACTTGAATGGATGTTGACGGCTGAAAGGATAAAGGCAAAGACAGCCCTGCAATATGGTTTCATTAATAAGATCGTGGCACCTGAATTGTTAATGGAAGAAACGGTTGATTTTGCTAGAAAGATAGCAAAGCAACCCCCGTTAGCAGTAAGGCTGATCAAAGAATCCGTCAATAAGGCAGTTGATTATCCCTTATATGAGGGCATGCAATTTGAACGGAAGAACTTCTATATTCTTTTTGCATCAGAGGACCAAAAAGAAGGAATGAAAGCATTTGTTGAAAAAAGGGAGCCGAAATTCACAGGCGGATAAGGGGTGCTCTATGTACGAAACGATCAAATATGGGGTTGAAAATGGAGTGGCTTGGCTTACTTTGAACCGTCCTGATAAACTGAATGCCTTTACGTCCCAAATGAATAAGGAAATACAGAAAGCGATCAAAGTATCTGCGGGGTCGGATGAAGTGCGGGCCATTATCATTACAGGGGAAGGCAGGGCCTTTTGTTCGGGACAAGATTTATCGGATGTTGATGAAGGCATGAATTTAGGCCAGGTGCTGCGGGAAGCCTACGGTCCGATGATGGAGCAAATAGCAAACTGTGAAAAGCCGATCATTGCCGCAGTCAATGGAGTGGCTGCAGGGGCTGGCTTCAGCCTAGCACTGGCGTGCGATTTTCGGCTTGTTTCTGAAAAAGCCAGTTTTGTAAATGCTTTTGTCAATATCGGATTGATACCTGATTCGGGGAATCTGTATTACCTTTCGCGGATCGTTGGTCATGCGAAAGCCTTGGAATTATCTTTATTGGGGGAAAAGGTTCCGGCTAGCGAGGCGAAAAATATCGGGCTCGCTACAAAAGTGATCGGTGTGGAAGAATGGAACGAGCAATTGAAAGCCTTTGCAGAGAATATCGCGAACAAGCCAACGAAAGCAATCGGGTTAATTAAAAGATACTTAGAGGCGTCCTATCACCTTTCATTGGAAGAATACTTAAAAGAAGAAGCGGAGGGTCAGCGAATTGCTGGCTTAACGAAGGATTATGCAGAAGGTGTGGCAGCATTCATTGAAAAAAGGAAGGCTCAATTCATAGGCAAGTAATATAGAAAAGGGAGTGGGATTACATGGTAAGAGTTCAAGAGGCGGCATTTGAAAAAGCGGAAATGAAGCGTGATTATTATCATCTGATCATTAATGGGGAAAGAGTGGAAAGCTCTGATGGTTCCACGATTGATGCGTACAATCCTGCAACTGGTGAAATCATTGCCAAGGTTGCAAAGGCAACAAGGGAAGATGCAGAAAAAGCTGTTCAAGCTGCACGTGAAGCATTTGATAATGGGAAATGGAAGAGGACTCCGATTAATAAGCGTTCTCGTGTATTGAACAAAATTGCAGCAATCATGCGTTCACGCTTTAATGAATTGGTTGAATTGGAAGTTCTGAACAGCGGCAAATCCATTTCTGCAGCACAAGGCCAAGTCATGCAGGCAATTGAAGATTTCGAGTTTTATGCAGGCGCATTGGTTGCACACCGCGGATCTGTCAATAATGTACCTGGTCAATTCCATAACTATACGGAAAAAGAGCCAGTAGGTGTTTGTGCTCAAATCATCCCTTGGAATTACCCTATGATGATGGCAGCGTGGAAAATTGCACCTGCAATTGCAGTTGGCTGTTCGGTCATCGTTAAGCCAGCTTCGTTAACGCCATTGACGGCAATTGTATTAGGGGAAATCTGTTTAGAAGCTGGTGTTCCTTCCGGTGTGGTCAATATCATTCCAGGCCCAGGATCGGACGTAGGGAATTACCTTGTCGAGCATCCGAAAGTGAATAAGGTTGCCTTTACGGGTTCTACGCCAATCGGCAGGGATCTCATGGGCAAAGCTTCACAGACATTAAAAAGGGTGACATTGGAGCTTGGCGGGAAGTCCCCTAATATTGTCTTTGACGATGCAGACCTTGAAGCAGCCATCGATGGATCATTATATGGCATATTCTACAATACTGGACAATCTTGCGAAGCTAGATCCCGTTTATATGTACATGAAGACATATACGACGAATTCGTTGCCAGATTCGTGGAAAAAACGAAAAAATTGAAATTGGGCAATCCGCTCGACAAAGAAACACACGTCGGTGCAGTCATAGATCAAGGGCAATTGGATGTCATCGACAATTATGTGCAATCTGCCATTACTGACGGTGCGAAAATCCTGACAGGAGGAAAGCCAGCTGTCATTGAAGGATTCGAAAACGGTTATTGGTATGAGCCAACGGTCATAGCTAATGTCAATCATGAAATGGATGTAGTGAAAGAGGAAATATTCGGGCCGGTCGTTGTCATAATGAAATTCAAAGATGAAAAAGAAGCCGTGAGACTCGCAAATGATACGGAATTCGGTTTGGGTTCGGCTCTTTGGACAAAAGATGGCGGGCGTGCGACTAGAGTGGCCAATCAAATAGAAGCGGGAATCGTCATGGTGAATTGCCCATTCTCAGCATTTCCTGGAACACCTTTCGGAGGGTATAAACAATCAGGATTCGGCCGGGAACTTTGTATTGAGACACTTGATCTTTATACAGAAACGAAAAGCATCATTTCCTATCATGGAAGCCGTCCCTTAAATCCCTTTGGAATTCAATAAAACATAAAATAGGTGGCTGGCTGATCGGTATGTCGGAAAAGTAATTCAGGAATGGATGAATGCTGATCTGATTCATCGTAGCCAGCCCTATTTATTTTTGAAGGAGGAATGAACGAATGATTAGAAATCTAGTGATTGTCGGATCTGGTGTCATGGGCAGGGGAATAGCTTATGTTGGAGCAACAGGGGGCTTTAATGTAGTACTGGTGGATGTGAATCAGGATGCTTTGGAAAGTGCAAGAAAAGAGATCGATGGAATTTTTGAGAAGGGTGTACGCTACCAAAAAATCACCCAGGAAGAAGCGGCAGCTGCAAAAAGCAGATTTTCCTATTCTTCCAATTTGAAAGAATCAGCAGCATATGCGGACTTGATCATAGAAGCAGTTCCGGAAAAGGCGGAAATTAAAAGGGCGGTCTTCGAAACGATTGAAGTCCATGCAAAAGAAGACTGTTATTTTGCAACCAATACTTCCACGATGAGCCCGACCGAAATTGGTTCTTATGGAAAGCGTCCTGAAAAAACGATTGCCATGCATTTTTTCAATCCGGTGCAAAAGATGCCGCTCGTTGAAATTGTACGTGGTCTTGAAACCAGTGATGAAACGGCAGCCATAATAAAAGAGGTAGCCGGAAAAATGGGGAAGGAAACCGTGGTCATTAATGAATTCCCTGGGTTTGTAACTAGCAGGATCAGCTGTTTGGTTGGTAATGAAGCGTTCTTTATGCTTCAAGAAGGTTTAGGTACGCCAGAAGAAATCGATAAGGCAATAAAGTTAGGGCTGAATTACCCAATGGGACCATTTGAGCTAGGTGATTTGGTGGGATTGGATGCCCGTTTGAATAATTTAAAATATTTACATAGTAAACTTGGTGAAAAATACCGCCCGGCCCCCCTTCTTGAACAGTATGTTAAAGCTGGCAGACTCGGCCGTAAGACAGGTAAAGGTGTGTACGATTATACAAAAGATGGCGAGCTGGTGAAGAAATGAAGGATGTTGTGATTATTGATGCTGTGAGAACACCAATCGGAAGATATAAAGGAGCTTTGAAAAGCGTTCGCCCGGATGACCTCGGTGCAATTGTAATCAAGGCGCTGACCGATCGCAATCCAGAGCTGCCGCCGGATCAAATTGAAGATGTCATCTTCGGGAATGCAAATCAAGCAGGAGAGGATAATCGCGATGTGGCCAGGATGTCCGCCCTTTTAGCTGGTCTTCCGGTAAATGTGGCTGGTACGACAATAAATCGTTTGTGTGGATCAGGATTGGATGCCGTCATGTATGCTGCACGCTCCATTGCTGTAGGTGAAGGCGATATTTATATCGCAGGCGGTACCGAAAGCATGACAAGGGCGCCATACGTCATGGCCAAACCTGAGAGTGAATTTCCGCGGGGTTCAATGGAGCTTCAGGATACAACAATCGGATGGCGCTTCACGAATGAGAAACTTAAAGAAATGTATGGTACGGATTCGATGCCTCAAACGGCTGAAAACGTCGCCCAGCGTTTTTCGGTTTCAAGGGAGGACCAAGATCAATTCGCATATCAAAGCCAGCAAAAAGCGAAAAAAGCAGTGGAAAATGAGCGTTTCATTAATGAAATCGTACCTGTTCGATATACGGATCGTAAAGGGAATGAAGTCATTGTCGAGAAGGATGAGCACCCTCGTCCTGACACGACCATCGAAAAGTTGGCAAAACTCAAACCGATCTTTAAAGACGGCACTATAACGGCCGGTAATGCTTCAGGCGTAAATGATGGAGCCTCGGCATTACTTTTGATGAGTGCAGAAAAAGCACGGGAGCTTGGATTGAAACCTCTGGCCAAATATGTAGTAGGGGCGGTAGCGGGATTAGAACCGTCCATTATGGGCCTTGGCCCGATTCATGCCACCAAAAAAGCATTGGAGAGGGCAAGTTTGACGATTGAAGACATCGGGCTAGTGGAATTGAATGAAGCATTCGCATCCCAATCCTTGGAGTGTATCCGCCAATTGAAAATGGATCATGAGAAAGTGAATGTCAACGGCGGGGCAATAGCGTTTGGCCATCCGCTCGGTGCAAGCGGGGCGCGTATTTTAACGACGCTCGTCCACGAAATGAAAAAGCGGAATGTCCGCTATGGTCTTGCGACGATGTGCGTAGGCGTTGGCCAAGGCATTTCCGCCATTATAGAAAATATTGAAAAAGATTGAAGATGGTGGTCGGCCCTTATTAGTTTTATCTGCATAAGGGTCATTTTTTTAAAGGGGGAAGAGACTCATGTCCAAGGTTATATATAAAGTGATAAATCAAATCGGCTATGTAACAGTGAATCGGCCCGACGTACTGAACTGCTTCGACTATGAGACACTTTGTGAACTGCAGGATGTCATCGATGCAGTTCATTATGACGGCGATATCCGTGTTGTCATTTTTACCGGTGCAGGGGAAAAGGCCTTCAGCGCGGGCGCGGATTTAAAAGAAAGGAAGTCTTTGAATGATGCGGAAGTAAGAAGGAACGTTAAAGCGATTCGCGATGTTTTTAATAGTATTGCAGGGCTTCCACAGCCAACGATAGCTGCCGTCAATGGATATGCATTGGGGGGAGGATTTGAATGGCTGCTTTCATGTGACTTTGCAATTGCTGCCGAAGGTGTTTCTTTGGGGCTCACTGAAACTAGCTGGGCCATTATTCCTGGGGCAGGAGGTACACAGCGGCTGCCGAGATTGATTGGGGAAATGAAAGCGAAGGAATTGATCTTCACCGCTAAAAAACTGACTGCAGAAGAGGCATGTCAATTAGGGATCCTTTTGAGGGCCGTGCCAAGGGATCAACTTATGTCAGCCTGTGAGGAATTGGCAGCCAATATCATGAAAAATGGGCCGATTGCAGTTAAACAAGCCAAATATGCGATTGACCAAGGAATGAATACGGACTTGCAAACCGGAATGGCCATAGAGGGAAAGGCCTATGAATTGACCATCCCGACTCAAGACAGATCGGAAGCGCTCCTGGCATTTAGTGAACGGAGAAAAGCACGATTTACTGGTGAATAACATTGCGCTTTCTTTTTAAAAAGATATAATAATTATTATGTCTTCCGTGTGAAAATAGTAACAATGTAAGGGCGAGGTGAGAAAGATAGGTACTAACACTCAATCCATGATTTTTACGATATACGGCGATTATATCCGTAACTATGGAAATAAAATCTGGATAGGCAGTTTAATTCGTTTATTGAAGGAATTCGGCCATAATGAGCAGGGCGTACGTGTAGCCGTTTCACGAATGGTCAAGCAAGGATGGATCCAGTCAGAGAAGCAGGGAAATAAAAGCTATTACTTTTTGACTGATCGCGGTGTGCAGAGAATGGATGAAGCGGCCAATCGCATATATAAGATGAAACCGAATGAATGGGACGGTAAATGGCGTATCTTAATGTACACGATACCTGAAGATAAGCGGCAATTACGGGATGATCTCCGTAAAGAATTATTATGGAGCGGGTTTGGCAGTTTTTCAAGTGGTTGCTGGATTTCCCCTAATGATTTGGAGAAGCAAATCAATCGTTTGATCGAGAAATATGACATCAAAGAATATGTTGATTTTTTCATTTCGGAGTACAAAGGCCCTAAAGAAAACCAATCGCTTGTAGAGAAAAGCTGGCATTTGGAAGAGATTGAAAATAAATATGAAGAATTCATCGAGAAATACAGCAAACAATTCATCGTTCATCAAAGCATTATTAACAGGGGCGAAATGTCCGATGCCGATTGTTTTGTGGAACGAACGAACTTGGTACATGAATACCGTAAATTTTTATTTATCGATCCAGGCCTGCCAAAGGAACTTCTGCCTTCAAAGTGGAATGGGAACCATGCTGCTCTTTTATTTAGCCAATATTATCAAGTCTTGGCTGAACCAGCAAGCCGTTTCTTTGAAAGCGTATTTCAGGAAAATAATGATTTATGCCGGAAAGACGAAACCTATGATGCCAAGGATCATCCACTTATCATTAAGTGAAAAAGAGCTTCAGCCAGTCGCTAATGACGACTTGCTGAAGCTCTTTTCACATTAACTTTTCGACTTTTGCAATAATTAATCAAGTATACCTTTGAAGTCTTTCCCTTTTTGAACATATGTATCGATAGAAAGTTGAATCAATTCAAGATCTTTATTATTCAATCTGCGAACCACTTTTCCTGGGGAACCGATCACGAGTGAACGTGGAGGTATGATTTTGCCAGAGGAAATCAATGTGTTCGCTCCGATGATGCATTCTTCACCGATCTCTACATTATCCAATATCGTCGAACCCATTCCAATAATGGATCGTTTGCCTATTTTACAACCATGCAGGAT
This sequence is a window from Brevibacillus sp. JNUCC-41. Protein-coding genes within it:
- the paaC gene encoding 1,2-phenylacetyl-CoA epoxidase subunit PaaC; this encodes MKNESLKDIAIKELLLQLADDDFIHSYRGAEWLGLAPHIEEDVASASISQDTMGHAAIYYKLLDELGVGDADKLAHDRPAKERRNAIILELVNGPGYYMKDPEYDWAFAVVRNYFYTQAKAIKVRSLHSCSYEPLAEVAQKVQMELYYHLMHWKTWFVQLLGSGHLEAVSRMKAAIGKTMPDFAGVFSLGQYGEEMVELGLIEGEADLQKKWIEAITPIFESVGLATTIEIGMARGDGRNGQHTEDLEKALETLSEVYATDKAASW
- the paaD gene encoding 1,2-phenylacetyl-CoA epoxidase subunit PaaD, producing the protein MSTIQLNIEEIYKLLEDVKDPEIDTVSILDLGMVEDVKVSGQDVSVKMLPTFLGCPALSIIQKNVETALRQLPAVRNVNVEFLRSPSWTSDRITEKGKAGLKVFGISPPPRQMKSDGSWHVDCPYCESTYVTMENIFGPTACRSILYCKACKNPFEAMKPMIKII
- a CDS encoding EthD family reductase, whose product is MVKLIALYKQPENKEEFDEHYFNVHGPITEKIPGLQKMEVTKIVGTPMGKDSEYYILCEMYYEDHDALQQGMRSPEGKASGKDLMGFAGKLVTMMIGEEIK
- a CDS encoding enoyl-CoA hydratase/isomerase family protein; this translates as MNALQFIETSIAEGIGYISLNRPKQLNALNRKMVREIVSTMEDFDRDPQVKVILLSGNGKAFSAGADIDEMVNDSPISMELTNQFADWDRISLVKKPVIGAVKSFVFGGGFELALSCDFLIAASDTQFSFPEVTLGVMPGAGGTQRLTKLVGKTKALEWMLTAERIKAKTALQYGFINKIVAPELLMEETVDFARKIAKQPPLAVRLIKESVNKAVDYPLYEGMQFERKNFYILFASEDQKEGMKAFVEKREPKFTGG
- a CDS encoding enoyl-CoA hydratase-related protein produces the protein MYETIKYGVENGVAWLTLNRPDKLNAFTSQMNKEIQKAIKVSAGSDEVRAIIITGEGRAFCSGQDLSDVDEGMNLGQVLREAYGPMMEQIANCEKPIIAAVNGVAAGAGFSLALACDFRLVSEKASFVNAFVNIGLIPDSGNLYYLSRIVGHAKALELSLLGEKVPASEAKNIGLATKVIGVEEWNEQLKAFAENIANKPTKAIGLIKRYLEASYHLSLEEYLKEEAEGQRIAGLTKDYAEGVAAFIEKRKAQFIGK
- a CDS encoding aldehyde dehydrogenase family protein is translated as MVRVQEAAFEKAEMKRDYYHLIINGERVESSDGSTIDAYNPATGEIIAKVAKATREDAEKAVQAAREAFDNGKWKRTPINKRSRVLNKIAAIMRSRFNELVELEVLNSGKSISAAQGQVMQAIEDFEFYAGALVAHRGSVNNVPGQFHNYTEKEPVGVCAQIIPWNYPMMMAAWKIAPAIAVGCSVIVKPASLTPLTAIVLGEICLEAGVPSGVVNIIPGPGSDVGNYLVEHPKVNKVAFTGSTPIGRDLMGKASQTLKRVTLELGGKSPNIVFDDADLEAAIDGSLYGIFYNTGQSCEARSRLYVHEDIYDEFVARFVEKTKKLKLGNPLDKETHVGAVIDQGQLDVIDNYVQSAITDGAKILTGGKPAVIEGFENGYWYEPTVIANVNHEMDVVKEEIFGPVVVIMKFKDEKEAVRLANDTEFGLGSALWTKDGGRATRVANQIEAGIVMVNCPFSAFPGTPFGGYKQSGFGRELCIETLDLYTETKSIISYHGSRPLNPFGIQ
- a CDS encoding 3-hydroxyacyl-CoA dehydrogenase, producing MIRNLVIVGSGVMGRGIAYVGATGGFNVVLVDVNQDALESARKEIDGIFEKGVRYQKITQEEAAAAKSRFSYSSNLKESAAYADLIIEAVPEKAEIKRAVFETIEVHAKEDCYFATNTSTMSPTEIGSYGKRPEKTIAMHFFNPVQKMPLVEIVRGLETSDETAAIIKEVAGKMGKETVVINEFPGFVTSRISCLVGNEAFFMLQEGLGTPEEIDKAIKLGLNYPMGPFELGDLVGLDARLNNLKYLHSKLGEKYRPAPLLEQYVKAGRLGRKTGKGVYDYTKDGELVKK
- a CDS encoding 3-oxoadipyl-CoA thiolase — translated: MKDVVIIDAVRTPIGRYKGALKSVRPDDLGAIVIKALTDRNPELPPDQIEDVIFGNANQAGEDNRDVARMSALLAGLPVNVAGTTINRLCGSGLDAVMYAARSIAVGEGDIYIAGGTESMTRAPYVMAKPESEFPRGSMELQDTTIGWRFTNEKLKEMYGTDSMPQTAENVAQRFSVSREDQDQFAYQSQQKAKKAVENERFINEIVPVRYTDRKGNEVIVEKDEHPRPDTTIEKLAKLKPIFKDGTITAGNASGVNDGASALLLMSAEKARELGLKPLAKYVVGAVAGLEPSIMGLGPIHATKKALERASLTIEDIGLVELNEAFASQSLECIRQLKMDHEKVNVNGGAIAFGHPLGASGARILTTLVHEMKKRNVRYGLATMCVGVGQGISAIIENIEKD
- a CDS encoding enoyl-CoA hydratase-related protein; protein product: MSKVIYKVINQIGYVTVNRPDVLNCFDYETLCELQDVIDAVHYDGDIRVVIFTGAGEKAFSAGADLKERKSLNDAEVRRNVKAIRDVFNSIAGLPQPTIAAVNGYALGGGFEWLLSCDFAIAAEGVSLGLTETSWAIIPGAGGTQRLPRLIGEMKAKELIFTAKKLTAEEACQLGILLRAVPRDQLMSACEELAANIMKNGPIAVKQAKYAIDQGMNTDLQTGMAIEGKAYELTIPTQDRSEALLAFSERRKARFTGE
- the paaX gene encoding phenylacetic acid degradation operon negative regulatory protein PaaX, coding for MGTNTQSMIFTIYGDYIRNYGNKIWIGSLIRLLKEFGHNEQGVRVAVSRMVKQGWIQSEKQGNKSYYFLTDRGVQRMDEAANRIYKMKPNEWDGKWRILMYTIPEDKRQLRDDLRKELLWSGFGSFSSGCWISPNDLEKQINRLIEKYDIKEYVDFFISEYKGPKENQSLVEKSWHLEEIENKYEEFIEKYSKQFIVHQSIINRGEMSDADCFVERTNLVHEYRKFLFIDPGLPKELLPSKWNGNHAALLFSQYYQVLAEPASRFFESVFQENNDLCRKDETYDAKDHPLIIK
- a CDS encoding gamma carbonic anhydrase family protein; translated protein: MIIPYNNKKPSIDDTVFVAPGAHLIGDISIGKDSTIWFNAVLRGDEDSITIGEKCSIQDNSTIHLFEGCPVVIEDEVTVGHNVILHGCKIGKRSIIGMGSTILDNVEIGEECIIGANTLISSGKIIPPRSLVIGSPGKVVRRLNNKDLELIQLSIDTYVQKGKDFKGILD